A window of Malania oleifera isolate guangnan ecotype guangnan chromosome 5, ASM2987363v1, whole genome shotgun sequence contains these coding sequences:
- the LOC131156357 gene encoding small polypeptide DEVIL 14 gives MRSFKLRSWQRCSKHIREQRARLYIIWRCAVLLICWHE, from the coding sequence ATGAGGAGTTTTAAGCTTCGGTCGTGGCAGCGGTGCTCAAAGCACATCAGAGAGCAGCGGGCGCGGCTCTATATCATATGGAGATGTGCTGTGTTGCTCATTTGTTGGCATGAGTAG